DNA sequence from the Osmia lignaria lignaria isolate PbOS001 chromosome 2, iyOsmLign1, whole genome shotgun sequence genome:
ggaccccggtGCGCCAATGACgccctctgcgtaccgacctgatatcatattggggtattgaGTACCCCTAAACGCGGGTGAccatctttgcataccaataatataggatccggggtgccagggaccccgaagcaccagtgaccATGCAtggtatcatcttggggtgtcaggaaccccaagcaccggtgacactatttgcatatcgacattttggcatccggggtgtcagggaccccgaagcactgatgacactctttgcttaccgacactacggcattcggggtatctgagaccccgaggtatgTACCAGTGAAGGCTGtataccgacatatcatctggggtgtcaggaaccccgaagcacaggtgacactgcataccgacattttggcatccggggtgttagggaccccgaagcaactagcgaaatataagacctaaaaacgaacaaatcgtgaaactcacttgttcggaatagtgatgggtacgaccggttctagcgaaatataagacctaaaaacgaacaaatcatgaaacttacttgttcggattagtgatgggtacgaccggatctagcgaaatataagacctaaaaacgaacaaatcgtgaaactcacttgttcgaggtagtgatgggtacgactgaatctagcgaaatataagacctagaaacgaacaaatcgtgaaactcacttgttcgggatagtgatgggtacgacctgaTTCGAACCTGGGGTGTCtcggaccccgaagcaccagtaacACTATTTGCATacacctacatgaagctagccagaaggaataataaaatatgattatattTACGGAGTTTGAATTTAATAGATTCACTGGTTTATATGCTAGCTGTTGAACTTTTATCAAGAACCAacttttatgaaattaattaaaatgtgttCTTTAGGAAGGGGAAGAAATTACCCTATTATGCCAACTATATTTATTCTTTATGCTAacacattttcttttattaaaaaatatatctttataattctattacaattttatatttcgatCCAAACTcagtcaaataattaataagaatagGTATATCTTTAAATTGTTCGATATCGAATTGCACTTGTTTTTTCTTATCATACTTACAAACGAACGTCGTTTAAACGTTTTCTCCAATTACTCATTAGCATAAATAAAATACGGTTGACTACTACAAGTAAGGTTAATATACacgtataaaatttttattatattcttaatGGGAGGCCTTTAGAAATAGAGGAATGGAAAAATAGAATTtcgaagaaatatttcaattaggAAAGATATACTTGTTTCTTTTCAAACCATATCACGATCGAATTACCATAGATAGTACAATCTGTAGTAAATTATCATAGTCTCACTACTGCTGGTACATCTTATACAAGAAGCTGCGGGCATGAGGGCAGGAACAAGATACATAAATATTTGAATAGgcaaataaacaattttaagaTTTTCAGATGTGTAGTTTAGACGTTCATATACATACGTAGCTTGTCCTTGCCACAATGCCCATCTTTATCTTATAGGATTCAAATAAACATTACAACCGTGTTTGCTTCGACACACAGGCGACTTATAAATATACGGTTATTAACTACTGGAAaacatgtaaatatatataatgcatAAATCAATTTATAGCACTATGATAGTTGACACTCTGATATCTCGCGAATCTTTACAGTGTTTTCTCGCACAGGAATCATCAGCTCGAATCCGAAAGAAGGTTTAATGGCGGACGGAAATCTCCCTTCCTCTATTTTTGTCCTATTTCTAtggtttattaattttcattagagTAACTCGTTCATTGATGATGTATTTTATCAGTGGCTTATACTAAGGGGATAGGGTAGGATTTATTTTTCGATTTAGTGCTTTGGTTTGCTACTTCTAATTACTAATGTAATTTTACCGGTATACAAAATtctgtctcttgacattttaaTTACACGACTTAAAATTCTTCTATCGTTGGGTTATGGTAGTTAAGGTGTcaatgactaattgtttaatctattttaattttttattttagcaaTGCCGTATATGCTATATGGAATTACCTTGCCAATTaataaattctttcatttttaattctatACTGTTTCGTACCTGAAAATAGTTCCAGTAGTGTattgatttaaaagaaattaaatctaCAAAACAAACGAGCTactaaagattaaaaaaaagaacgttGAAATAgatttgtaaagaaaaaaaaaatgatactgaaaaataaaaagatttgaACGTTCATGAGTATCACTTTGAATACCTGAGCATCACAAAATGAACCATCTTTCGGATTCAATGGATTCTAACGCTAACAGATATATTTTAAGCTGTTTATGTTAGCTCTGTCAATTTAAGCAGACAGAGTGTCGACTTGGTTCTTCGGTATCTCATTGTCGCTATCCTCGACGGTCTCCACGCTTCTTGGCGGTGTTGTGGTGTTCTCATCTCTGCTCGTGGCGGTTTTGCTGGTCGTTATGGTTGGCAAAGTGGTTACTTCCGCGTCTGCTGCGCTTTCGGTCAACAAGATCGTCTCGTTTTGGGGTTTCACGTCGATAACGCGGATGCGGATCAGCGTTCCAAACTCGTCGTCACCATCCATGTAGGTCGTTTCGTTTATGGTCACTACGTGTCCATCGATGATCTGGAAGCAAACAGAAGTGAATCAGCGGAagtcttttttaaaattattcttccaatatctgaaactctttcgtttaaaagttACACATTTAATTTTCGATTAATTTCCTTCTCATCCAGACTTTGCTGCCCGATGGTTAAGgaacattattaattaatataatatacatattcgAATGATTTGAAAATTGGAGAGATATGTAAGAAAACGTTAAAGAAAAGTATAGATTTGTCAATAAAACTAATAATTGATGATTAGCTAAACGAGCCAGACGGACCCACCTTGGTGGTGGAAGTAGTGTTTGCTCCTTCAGGAATCTTGACCGAGGGCACGACGCCTTCCTCGGGAATACGTGACAAAATGCCAGCGATCTGATCCCTCAACCTTTTCATGTGAGCTGAAAAGAGGTCGGagattagaaataaaaagttGGAATCTGTCATCGTATGTCTTTCTCCCTACTttttgtgtaaaaaaaaaaagaaatatgagtGGAATGAGAGAAGAAGCAAGAGGGATAAAGGAAAGGACATCAGAGATGTGAAATTGAAGAACGAAATGCAATATTGAAAGTTCATGGAACGTGTTCGAATCGTATAGGAATATTTTGAGAAATGGTGCAagaattgatatatttttaGCGTTAGAGAAtgacacatatatgtatacctcCTAACATATCCGGGCCCGTTGAGCTGATATGTCttctcaaaattttaacaattctacttttagaaattttatacaaaattttttctAGTAGAACTCGAAGAATGTAAGTAAGTGGTAagtagaaatagaaatttgtataaattttactttCTACATATTTCAGCTGTATCGGAGCAAGTATAGGATTGGGCGCGCGTAGGGGTGGGTCAGGTCTCTTAGCTTTATTagtagtataaaatatttaatatcgtCTCTCAATTACACATTCATAAACGATCACAGATAGTAATAGATACATCGTCGTCTCGTCCGAAGCGTTTAAATCGAGAACAATCGGAACTTGCACTGTTAGCATGGAATGAAGTTGAGAAATAATTTAAGAAGCTAGTACAGAAACATTAAGGCCAGGTTACTAGGAGAGGCAGAGACTAAAATAGAAACTATAATTTGCTTCTATAGAATCGTTTATGAAAATGATGCTTAATCGTCTTATCAGCACAACTGAGTGAGTAATGACTTAATATTGCTCCACCTTATGCGATTTTTTCTGTGTCACATTCAAGGATGTTCCAGCTCCTGACAGTATTGTCATTCTAAATAGCGGTAGCAATGCATGCTTCTCTATTGAACAGTCTTTACAATGACCGTACGTGAAGATAGAAGTGGTACGTGTATGAATTATAGGTAATATAATCAGACTGTAATCAGAATTTTATCGTTTCCCTAACGATAAGTATACCATTTTGGGTCGAAAGTGTTATACATTTCATCTCCTTCTAAGATACTTTCACGCTATTAAATAGGGGTCAGACTTGGTATATTTCGAAATCCACCTAATAAATAACGGATAAGACTGGCACTGTAAATAAGTCGACAATGTGACAATAATTTATATTCGAATCGAGGCCATGAATGTACGGACACGTGATAACGCGATCGATTTAGTATATTTTATTACGTTTACAATGAGGAATAAAATGACCTACCTTATATATCGATTAATTATTGGTATGTACATACGTGGAATCTTAACGAGGATACGTCACCAATTCATTATTCGACCACGTTCTCGTTACCAGAGAAAAATCCTGTGTCTTTTACCATCGAAATAACAGTCTTGCgtgtatatgtgtatgtatgtacatacatagtaCATATATTGTGGTCGTTTGTCGTCAAAGATACGAAAATGCTAAATAATTGCTGGTAATTGTTTCTCATTGTCAGCCAGCGCGTAGCGATTGGATATAATTATCGGCTGTTCCATTTATTAATGGCCTATGAATTAATGGCCTATTACAGTGAAAGCATCAGAGATAGagattcactatttttttttttcacgtattATGAGGATTTTGATACGGAAATTgaattatgtatgtatgtacttcTCGAGCGATGAAAGAGGGCTCTTTCATACCTTGGAATTGTGTATGAGTTACTTACAAGTTCTGTTAACACATTAACGActgaatattttgtaaaatttatgacttttcaattttactttttctttatatctaatattaaaaaattatacagagCCCCATTTTGCAATTTGGTCTTTGAAAagtgttttcaattttttccaaaaaacgCTCTGTACTTAGATGGGTATGCTTCTTCTATTAGCA
Encoded proteins:
- the LOC117608740 gene encoding icarapin-like, translated to MKTLSGVLLVAACLLASTHGFPGARDSDSDEEKNSDTILLLPNGSSVRFMRPYGGAGFPDMSFEDSDSVENPTWTWNGMFRSNFLDGWYSRIQAHMKRLRDQIAGILSRIPEEGVVPSVKIPEGANTTSTTKIIDGHVVTINETTYMDGDDEFGTLIRIRVIDVKPQNETILLTESAADAEVTTLPTITTSKTATSRDENTTTPPRSVETVEDSDNEIPKNQVDTLSA